The following are encoded together in the Flavihumibacter fluvii genome:
- a CDS encoding RrF2 family transcriptional regulator, whose translation MKITAQEEYGLRILLRIANCQDAEGMSIPQISEAEGLSSHYVAKLTRLLRMEGFINSTAGYKGGYVLANPAREININKVLKALGGALFSAAFCGDHPGTLKLCVNSVDCSTRSLWQMIQSRIDQLLDQVNLSDLMHAENKTGEILQQLIRQVDPGIAIQPQD comes from the coding sequence ATGAAAATAACAGCCCAGGAAGAATATGGATTACGGATCCTGCTGCGAATTGCCAATTGCCAGGATGCAGAAGGCATGAGCATCCCGCAAATTAGCGAAGCGGAAGGATTGAGCAGTCATTATGTAGCCAAGTTAACGCGCCTGCTCCGTATGGAAGGATTCATAAACAGTACAGCCGGTTATAAGGGCGGTTATGTTTTAGCAAACCCTGCCCGGGAAATAAATATCAATAAAGTACTCAAGGCCCTGGGTGGCGCCTTGTTTTCAGCTGCATTCTGTGGCGATCACCCCGGTACGTTAAAGCTTTGCGTCAATTCGGTGGATTGCTCTACACGCTCCCTCTGGCAAATGATTCAATCCAGGATAGACCAGTTGCTGGACCAGGTGAACCTGTCTGATTTGATGCATGCAGAAAATAAAACCGGTGAAATTTTACAACAGCTTATTCGCCAGGTCGATCCGGGAATAGCTATTCAGCCCCAAGATTAA
- the pyrF gene encoding orotidine-5'-phosphate decarboxylase: MNRQQLVAEIRRKQSYLCVGLDTDLTKIPVHLQQRPDAIVAFNKAIIDATLDHCVSYKINTAFYEAMGRKGWEAMEETVQYIPATHLRIADAKRGDIGNTSSQYARAFFEALPFDAITVAPYMGADSVQPFLEYTDKWTIVLGLTSNKGAEDFERQKMGDEYLYEKVLRTVAKWGNPGNLMFVIGATQADAFVNIRQILPEHFFLVPGVGAQGGSLEEISQKAMNGDVGLLVNASRAIIYASEKEDYATEAGAIAAQYHYEMAQYMPQLL, translated from the coding sequence ATGAATCGCCAACAGCTTGTAGCCGAGATCCGACGGAAGCAATCCTACCTCTGTGTAGGGTTAGATACGGATCTCACGAAAATCCCCGTCCATTTGCAGCAAAGACCCGATGCCATTGTCGCTTTTAATAAAGCCATCATTGATGCCACGCTGGACCATTGCGTGAGTTATAAAATCAATACCGCATTTTATGAGGCTATGGGGCGCAAGGGCTGGGAAGCGATGGAAGAGACCGTGCAGTATATTCCGGCAACTCATTTACGGATCGCAGACGCCAAAAGAGGCGATATCGGTAATACCAGCAGCCAGTATGCCAGGGCATTTTTTGAAGCCCTGCCATTTGATGCCATCACTGTTGCGCCATATATGGGGGCAGACAGTGTGCAGCCGTTCCTGGAATACACTGATAAATGGACCATTGTCCTGGGACTCACCTCAAATAAGGGAGCGGAAGATTTTGAGCGGCAGAAAATGGGCGATGAGTACCTCTATGAAAAAGTATTGCGGACGGTGGCCAAATGGGGCAATCCGGGCAACCTGATGTTTGTGATCGGAGCCACGCAGGCCGATGCCTTTGTGAATATCCGGCAGATCTTGCCGGAGCATTTTTTCCTGGTGCCCGGTGTCGGCGCACAGGGTGGCAGCCTGGAGGAGATCTCCCAAAAGGCGATGAATGGTGATGTGGGCTTGCTGGTGAATGCCAGCCGGGCCATCATCTATGCCTCCGAAAAAGAAGATTACGCCACAGAAGCCGGTGCAATTGCAGCACAGTACCATTATGAGATGGCACAATATATGCCCCAACTACTCTAG
- a CDS encoding acyl-CoA dehydrogenase family protein: MAKDQFQSPDYVNLDELLSEEHLMVRDAVRNYVKQEISPIIEDYAQKAEFPQQIVKQLGDLGCFGPTVPVEYGGGGLDYISYGLMMQELERGDSGVRSTASVQGSLVMFPIYEFGSEAQRRKYLPKLASGEWLGCFGLTEPNHGSDPSSMLTNIKDAGDHVILNGAKMWISNAPFAQVAVVWAKDEAGDIRGLIVERGMEGFSTPTTHSKWSLRASATGELVFDHVKVPKENIFPTIKGLKGPLSCLTKARFGIAWGTIGAAMDCYDVALRYSKERVQFGRPIGGFQLQQKKLAEMVTEITKAQLLNWRVAVLMNEGRATPAQVSMAKRNGCEVAQNICRDARQMLGGMGITGEYPVMRHMMNIESVITYEGTHDIHLLITGMDVTGFNAFK; encoded by the coding sequence ATGGCAAAGGATCAGTTTCAATCGCCCGATTATGTGAACCTCGATGAGTTGTTATCCGAAGAACACCTGATGGTGCGCGATGCGGTACGTAATTATGTAAAGCAGGAGATCTCACCCATCATTGAAGACTATGCACAGAAAGCCGAGTTCCCCCAACAGATCGTAAAGCAGTTGGGCGACCTGGGTTGTTTTGGTCCGACCGTGCCGGTGGAGTATGGCGGCGGCGGGCTGGATTATATTTCCTATGGACTGATGATGCAGGAGCTCGAAAGAGGGGATAGCGGTGTGCGATCCACAGCATCGGTGCAAGGTTCCCTGGTTATGTTCCCGATCTATGAATTTGGGAGTGAAGCACAACGGCGCAAGTATTTACCTAAACTGGCCAGCGGAGAATGGCTGGGTTGTTTCGGGTTGACCGAACCTAACCATGGCAGTGATCCATCGAGTATGCTGACGAATATAAAAGATGCAGGTGACCATGTGATTTTGAATGGTGCAAAAATGTGGATCAGCAATGCGCCTTTTGCACAGGTAGCGGTGGTATGGGCGAAAGACGAAGCCGGAGATATCAGGGGCCTTATTGTGGAGCGCGGTATGGAAGGCTTTTCAACGCCTACTACCCATAGTAAATGGAGCTTAAGGGCATCAGCCACAGGTGAACTGGTATTCGATCATGTAAAAGTCCCCAAAGAAAATATTTTCCCCACGATCAAGGGATTAAAAGGGCCATTGAGTTGTTTGACCAAGGCGCGATTCGGTATTGCCTGGGGAACAATCGGTGCGGCGATGGATTGTTATGATGTAGCCTTACGCTATTCAAAAGAAAGGGTGCAGTTTGGGCGGCCGATTGGTGGTTTCCAGCTACAGCAGAAAAAACTGGCGGAGATGGTGACGGAAATTACCAAGGCGCAGTTGCTGAACTGGCGGGTGGCGGTATTGATGAACGAGGGCCGGGCAACACCGGCACAGGTGAGTATGGCGAAAAGAAATGGCTGTGAAGTAGCGCAGAACATATGTCGCGACGCGCGCCAGATGCTGGGCGGTATGGGCATTACAGGTGAATACCCCGTAATGCGGCACATGATGAATATTGAAAGTGTGATCACCTATGAAGGCACACATGATATCCACTTATTGATCACAGGAATGGATGTAACCGGCTTTAATGCTTTTAAATAA
- a CDS encoding cysteine desulfurase yields MITAKASLQKGLDVYSIRQQFPILNRKVKGKPLVYLDNAATTQKPQVVIDALVNYYGNYNANVHRGIHTLAEEATQAFEATRDAVQQFIHAASREEIIFTRGSTESINLVAYTWGRKNIQAGDEIIISHMEHHSNIVPWQILCEEKSATLKVIPVNDAGEMIFEDYLKLLSPKTKLVAVMHASNALGTINPVKQIIDAAHKSGAMVLIDGAQSAAHLYIDVRQMDVDFFVFSSHKVYGPTGVGILYGKKNILEAMPVFHGGGEMIKEVTFEKTTYNDLPYKFEAGTPNIADTIAFKAALDFINETGKDNIRRHEEELLHYATNQLQQVPGLKIIGTAKDKVSVVSFVISKMHPQDIGILLDNSGIAVRTGHHCAQPLMYRFGIPGTVRASFAVYNTIEEIDGLIAGLHKTIKMLS; encoded by the coding sequence ATGATCACCGCCAAAGCTTCCCTGCAAAAAGGCCTCGATGTGTACAGCATCAGGCAACAGTTTCCAATCCTGAACCGGAAAGTGAAGGGTAAGCCATTGGTTTATCTGGACAATGCAGCTACTACACAAAAACCGCAGGTGGTCATTGATGCGCTGGTAAATTATTACGGTAATTACAATGCGAATGTCCACCGGGGAATTCATACCCTTGCAGAGGAAGCTACCCAGGCCTTTGAAGCCACCCGCGATGCTGTCCAGCAATTCATCCACGCTGCTTCAAGGGAGGAAATTATCTTTACCAGGGGATCCACCGAAAGTATCAACCTGGTGGCTTATACCTGGGGCCGGAAAAATATCCAGGCAGGAGATGAGATCATCATTTCTCACATGGAACACCATTCCAATATTGTTCCCTGGCAAATCCTGTGTGAAGAAAAAAGCGCAACCTTAAAAGTAATCCCGGTTAATGATGCCGGGGAAATGATCTTCGAGGATTATCTGAAATTACTTAGCCCGAAAACAAAGCTGGTTGCTGTGATGCATGCATCGAATGCGCTGGGGACGATTAATCCGGTGAAACAAATCATTGATGCCGCGCACAAATCTGGCGCAATGGTATTGATAGATGGCGCGCAATCCGCTGCACACCTGTATATTGATGTCCGGCAAATGGATGTTGATTTTTTCGTATTCTCTTCCCATAAAGTATACGGACCAACCGGCGTTGGTATCTTATATGGCAAAAAAAATATACTGGAAGCCATGCCCGTTTTTCATGGCGGTGGGGAAATGATCAAAGAAGTGACTTTTGAAAAAACCACTTATAATGACTTACCCTATAAGTTTGAAGCCGGTACTCCAAATATTGCAGATACCATCGCCTTCAAGGCCGCCCTGGATTTCATCAATGAAACCGGAAAAGACAATATTCGAAGGCATGAAGAAGAACTGCTGCACTATGCTACAAATCAATTACAGCAGGTACCGGGCTTAAAAATCATCGGTACGGCAAAAGATAAAGTAAGTGTGGTTTCATTTGTGATCAGCAAGATGCATCCGCAGGACATCGGGATTTTATTGGATAATAGCGGCATAGCCGTAAGAACGGGCCATCATTGTGCCCAGCCCCTGATGTATCGTTTTGGCATCCCCGGAACAGTAAGGGCCTCCTTTGCAGTATATAACACCATAGAAGAAATTGACGGATTGATTGCCGGCTTACATAAGACAATAAAAATGTTATCCTGA
- a CDS encoding glycerophosphodiester phosphodiesterase, with translation MRTKYWCFSLSMIMACATSSNINSTPKPLPVFDMEGHRGSRGLMPENTIPAMLKALELGVTTLEMDVAITTDGRVILSHEPFFNHEISTAPDGQPVSADQEKGFNIFQMTYAQTQQFDVGKRKPARFPQQASLPATKPLLADVIDNAEAYAKLKGRELPFYNIETKTDPATDGLFHPIPETFVEVLMAVIEKKKVKGRVIIQSFDFRTLKIIHEKYPGVRTAALVEGEDRRGVQAQLDELGFVPDIYSPFFGMVNETLVAECHAKNMRVLPWTVNDPVIIDRLKKMGVDGIISDYPNLFSKNP, from the coding sequence ATGCGAACCAAATACTGGTGTTTTAGTTTATCCATGATCATGGCCTGTGCAACTTCATCAAATATCAACAGTACACCGAAGCCATTGCCGGTGTTTGATATGGAAGGTCACAGGGGCAGCCGCGGATTAATGCCCGAGAATACCATTCCCGCCATGCTGAAAGCGCTGGAGCTGGGTGTGACCACGCTTGAAATGGATGTAGCAATCACCACAGACGGCCGGGTGATCCTCTCTCATGAACCATTCTTTAACCATGAGATCAGTACAGCGCCCGATGGCCAGCCGGTTTCAGCAGACCAGGAGAAAGGCTTCAATATTTTCCAGATGACCTATGCGCAAACCCAGCAGTTTGATGTAGGAAAAAGAAAGCCGGCCCGTTTTCCTCAACAGGCCAGCCTGCCAGCCACCAAGCCATTACTGGCAGACGTGATCGATAATGCCGAAGCCTATGCAAAACTGAAAGGCCGGGAACTGCCCTTCTATAATATTGAAACAAAAACTGATCCGGCGACCGATGGCCTGTTTCATCCGATACCAGAAACATTTGTAGAAGTGCTGATGGCCGTTATTGAAAAGAAAAAAGTCAAGGGTCGCGTTATCATTCAATCCTTTGATTTCCGGACATTGAAAATCATCCACGAAAAATATCCGGGCGTTCGGACTGCTGCCCTTGTGGAAGGCGAAGACCGCCGCGGTGTGCAGGCGCAGTTAGATGAATTAGGTTTTGTGCCGGATATTTACAGCCCGTTTTTCGGTATGGTGAATGAAACATTGGTGGCCGAATGCCATGCGAAAAATATGCGCGTGCTCCCTTGGACAGTTAATGATCCTGTCATCATCGACCGGTTAAAGAAAATGGGAGTGGATGGTATCATTTCCGATTACCCGAACCTTTTCAGTAAGAATCCTTAA
- the kynU gene encoding kynureninase, translated as MDNSLAYAQQLDRDDQLREFRQQFIIPEENGVEQIYFLGNSLGLQPRRTAGYIDQVLKQWARYGVESFFLGDDPWMHYHDHLVAPLANIVGAKPAEIVVMNQLTVNLHLMMVSFYHPAGKRRKIICEAKAFPSDQYMFETHLKHLGLDPAVVLIEIAPREGEHTIRLDDILHTIAATGEELALVLWGGLNYYTGQVFDMAAITHAAHKAGAKCGFDLAHAAGNVALHLHNWNVDFACWCSYKYLNAGPGAIGAAYIHERYHTDPGIQRLAGWWGYEKETRFAMQKGFRPIASAEGWQLSTPSPILYAAHRASLEIFAAAGFDRLREKGRLLSAYMLYLLDEINARASSPILEIITPRIDHERGCQVSMLMHQKGREVFDALGKAGIFADWREPNVIRVAAVPLYNRFEEVWRFADSVRRIIFAV; from the coding sequence ATGGATAATAGTTTAGCCTATGCGCAACAGCTTGACCGGGATGACCAGTTAAGGGAATTCCGGCAGCAGTTTATCATCCCCGAAGAGAACGGGGTGGAGCAGATCTATTTCCTGGGCAATTCACTTGGACTGCAACCCAGGCGTACGGCGGGTTATATTGACCAGGTGTTGAAGCAATGGGCACGCTACGGCGTGGAAAGTTTTTTCCTTGGTGATGATCCCTGGATGCATTACCATGACCACCTGGTGGCGCCATTGGCCAATATCGTCGGTGCTAAACCAGCAGAGATCGTGGTGATGAACCAGCTGACTGTGAACCTGCACCTGATGATGGTGAGTTTTTATCACCCGGCGGGTAAGCGGCGTAAGATCATTTGTGAGGCCAAAGCCTTTCCGAGCGACCAGTATATGTTTGAAACGCACCTCAAACATTTGGGATTAGACCCTGCAGTGGTACTGATAGAAATAGCCCCGCGCGAGGGTGAGCATACTATCAGGCTGGATGATATCCTGCATACCATTGCTGCAACCGGCGAGGAACTGGCCCTGGTCTTATGGGGTGGATTGAATTACTATACCGGCCAGGTATTTGATATGGCGGCGATCACCCATGCCGCACATAAGGCGGGTGCGAAATGCGGGTTCGACCTGGCCCATGCCGCCGGAAATGTAGCCTTGCATTTACACAACTGGAATGTGGATTTTGCCTGCTGGTGCAGTTATAAATATTTGAATGCCGGTCCGGGTGCCATCGGCGCAGCCTATATCCATGAACGTTACCATACAGATCCAGGCATACAACGACTGGCCGGCTGGTGGGGTTATGAAAAAGAGACCCGCTTTGCCATGCAGAAAGGGTTCAGACCCATTGCATCAGCAGAAGGCTGGCAGTTAAGCACACCATCACCCATTTTATATGCTGCACACCGGGCGTCGCTCGAAATATTTGCAGCAGCAGGCTTTGACCGCCTTCGTGAAAAAGGCCGGCTGCTAAGTGCTTATATGTTGTATTTATTGGATGAGATCAACGCCCGGGCATCATCACCCATCCTGGAGATCATAACACCCCGCATTGACCATGAACGGGGTTGCCAGGTGTCTATGCTGATGCACCAGAAAGGCCGGGAAGTTTTCGATGCGCTGGGCAAGGCCGGCATCTTTGCGGACTGGCGTGAACCGAATGTGATCAGGGTCGCCGCCGTACCCCTTTATAACCGTTTTGAGGAAGTGTGGCGTTTTGCTGACAGTGTCCGACGGATTATCTTCGCCGTATGA
- a CDS encoding FMN-binding negative transcriptional regulator has protein sequence MYDTKYFKAADDAEVVAFMQAHPFVVICGAGKDGIPVATHVPVLLEERDGRVFLLGHFMRKQEHTLVFQENPNALVIFSGAHAYISASWYADPKKVSTWNYQAVHATGTLKFADEQGLFDMLVKLTRHFEGRDDSPSLVSKMDEDYLRQNMKAIIGFEVEVTRLSHVFKLSQNRQQTDFQRVIDHLKLGDAESQAVAGKMEEKGGQLFGRE, from the coding sequence ATGTACGATACAAAATATTTTAAAGCAGCAGATGATGCAGAAGTGGTGGCGTTCATGCAGGCCCATCCCTTTGTAGTAATCTGTGGTGCTGGCAAGGATGGTATTCCTGTGGCCACGCATGTTCCGGTGTTACTGGAAGAAAGGGATGGAAGGGTATTCCTGCTTGGCCATTTTATGCGCAAGCAGGAACATACACTTGTATTCCAGGAGAACCCGAATGCGTTGGTGATCTTTTCCGGTGCACATGCCTATATCAGTGCAAGCTGGTATGCTGATCCGAAAAAAGTAAGCACCTGGAATTACCAGGCTGTGCATGCAACCGGTACCCTGAAATTTGCCGATGAACAGGGCCTGTTTGATATGCTGGTGAAACTCACCCGGCATTTTGAAGGCAGGGATGATTCGCCTTCACTGGTATCTAAGATGGATGAAGATTACCTGCGGCAGAATATGAAGGCCATCATTGGTTTTGAGGTAGAAGTCACCCGCTTGTCGCACGTGTTCAAGTTAAGCCAGAACCGGCAGCAAACTGATTTCCAGCGCGTAATTGATCACCTTAAACTAGGCGATGCGGAAAGCCAGGCAGTAGCCGGTAAAATGGAAGAGAAAGGGGGGCAACTATTTGGACGGGAGTAA
- a CDS encoding SDR family oxidoreductase: MELSLNRKFALVCGSTQGIGRAIALELALLGANCILLARDEVKLKEVVAALPADIGQEHSYAVADFAVPKQVETALQELVTRYRITILVNNTGGPAAGPIIEAGTIDFEAAFRQHLVVNHLLVQALLPGMKEVGFGRIINIISTSVKIPLNNLGVSNTIRGAVAAWAKSLANELGAFGITVNNVLPGFTSTARLDSLAATLAKSKGITVAEQTALMAAEVPAKRFGTAAEIAAIAAFLATPAAAYVNGASIPVDGGRTGSI; encoded by the coding sequence ATGGAATTATCCCTGAACCGAAAATTTGCATTGGTCTGTGGCAGTACACAAGGCATTGGCAGGGCCATTGCCCTAGAGCTTGCCTTGCTGGGAGCTAATTGTATTTTACTTGCGCGTGATGAAGTGAAACTAAAGGAAGTGGTTGCCGCCCTGCCTGCAGATATTGGCCAGGAACACAGTTATGCTGTGGCTGACTTTGCCGTACCGAAACAGGTGGAAACCGCCTTGCAGGAACTGGTCACCCGATATCGCATAACCATCCTTGTGAACAACACCGGCGGGCCGGCAGCCGGACCAATCATTGAGGCTGGCACCATTGATTTTGAAGCCGCTTTCCGCCAGCACCTGGTAGTAAATCATTTGCTGGTCCAGGCCCTGTTGCCCGGCATGAAGGAAGTGGGCTTTGGAAGAATTATCAATATAATTTCCACTTCTGTAAAAATACCCCTGAACAACCTGGGTGTATCGAATACCATCCGGGGCGCAGTAGCTGCCTGGGCAAAAAGCCTGGCCAACGAATTAGGCGCATTTGGGATCACCGTCAATAATGTATTACCAGGCTTTACCAGTACCGCACGGCTGGATAGCCTTGCAGCAACGCTGGCAAAGAGCAAGGGAATTACCGTTGCTGAGCAAACTGCATTGATGGCCGCCGAGGTGCCGGCCAAAAGATTTGGCACTGCAGCAGAGATTGCAGCAATAGCTGCATTTTTAGCCACTCCGGCAGCCGCATATGTAAATGGGGCCAGTATTCCGGTAGATGGAGGAAGAACAGGATCAATCTGA
- a CDS encoding serine hydrolase domain-containing protein — protein MRNLLSILAFLFLNDCSTAQGFQDTTALLDKIMARYLPEHPGAQLSISRNGQVIYSKAAGYANLETATPLTTNSIIEAGSVSKQFTAAAILLLQQQGKLLVQDDIRKYIPELPDYGVTITLDQMMHHTSGLRDWGNITALTGWPRGSKAFTNADVLKIICRQKHLNHIPGAEYIYSNSNYNLFAIIVERLSGQSLADFTRKYIFEPAGMSCTQWRNDYTRIVKNRATAYEKKGAGYVIDMPNEDAYGNGGLLTTTEDLLRWTRFYTSNQLGNPSILPNQLRTAPFNNGQSNKYAAGLNVDTVMGWPNISHSGATAGYRAFLEFYPDMNLAIAWLSNAGSIYPGPSIISQVRTVMVKNKDAVQIPSAKQDLPKTSVPLPGSAALLEYAGTYYSEEADATLSFVNKEGQLFFVNSRDEENLLTPTGADGFSFFSSLFKFDRKKKKITGFLYSDGRVRNLAFRKKSL, from the coding sequence ATGAGAAATTTACTGTCTATCCTCGCTTTTCTTTTTTTGAACGATTGTTCCACTGCACAAGGTTTCCAGGACACTACTGCCCTGCTCGATAAAATCATGGCCCGCTACCTGCCCGAACACCCTGGCGCACAATTGTCCATCAGCAGGAATGGACAAGTCATCTATTCCAAAGCAGCCGGCTACGCCAACCTGGAAACAGCCACGCCACTCACCACCAACTCCATCATTGAAGCCGGTTCGGTGTCCAAACAATTCACAGCTGCTGCTATCTTACTGTTACAGCAACAAGGCAAACTCCTCGTGCAGGATGATATCAGGAAATATATTCCCGAACTGCCCGACTATGGTGTTACCATCACCCTCGACCAGATGATGCACCATACCAGCGGCCTGCGCGATTGGGGGAATATCACCGCCCTCACCGGCTGGCCCAGGGGTTCAAAAGCCTTTACCAATGCCGACGTCCTGAAGATCATTTGCAGGCAGAAACACCTGAACCATATTCCCGGTGCCGAATATATTTACAGCAATTCGAACTACAATCTTTTTGCCATTATCGTTGAACGGCTAAGTGGCCAAAGCCTGGCTGATTTTACCAGGAAGTACATTTTTGAACCCGCCGGCATGTCTTGCACCCAATGGCGGAATGATTATACGCGGATCGTTAAGAACAGGGCTACAGCTTATGAAAAAAAAGGCGCCGGCTATGTGATCGATATGCCCAATGAAGATGCCTATGGTAACGGGGGCTTATTAACGACCACTGAAGACCTGCTTCGCTGGACCAGGTTTTACACCTCCAACCAGTTAGGCAACCCTTCCATACTACCGAACCAATTACGCACCGCACCCTTCAACAATGGCCAAAGCAATAAATATGCTGCCGGTTTAAATGTAGACACCGTCATGGGCTGGCCAAATATCTCGCACAGCGGCGCCACAGCCGGTTACCGCGCCTTCCTGGAATTCTATCCCGATATGAACCTGGCTATTGCCTGGCTCAGCAATGCCGGGAGCATTTACCCGGGGCCATCCATCATCAGCCAGGTGAGAACAGTAATGGTCAAAAACAAGGATGCCGTACAAATACCGTCAGCCAAACAGGATCTCCCTAAAACATCCGTTCCGCTACCAGGCAGTGCAGCGCTGCTGGAATATGCAGGCACTTATTATTCCGAAGAGGCCGATGCCACGCTAAGTTTTGTAAATAAAGAAGGCCAGCTCTTTTTTGTGAATAGCAGGGATGAAGAGAATTTATTAACACCCACTGGCGCAGATGGGTTCTCCTTTTTTAGTTCCCTGTTTAAATTTGACCGGAAGAAAAAGAAGATCACTGGTTTTTTATATTCCGATGGAAGAGTGCGGAACCTGGCGTTTCGAAAAAAATCACTTTGA
- a CDS encoding shikimate kinase yields MRVYLIGFMGSGKSHWGRLLSERMNFPFYDLDDVIVQKSGRTITEIFESLGEEQFRILEKELLEKLTDEHPDLVLSCGGGTPCFFGNIDYMKEHGKVIWLNTSLDTLVARLVKEKSHRPLIRDIPDAELKSVITKKLHDRKLYYEQAHLSLPEESLSLEQIQAAILHD; encoded by the coding sequence ATGCGCGTTTACCTCATTGGATTTATGGGCAGTGGGAAATCACACTGGGGCCGGCTGTTATCGGAGCGGATGAATTTTCCCTTCTATGACCTGGATGATGTGATCGTTCAAAAATCAGGCAGGACCATTACTGAAATATTTGAATCGTTGGGGGAAGAACAATTCCGTATACTGGAAAAGGAATTGCTGGAAAAGCTCACCGATGAGCACCCGGACCTTGTATTATCCTGTGGCGGCGGCACACCTTGTTTTTTCGGGAATATCGATTACATGAAAGAACATGGCAAGGTGATTTGGTTGAATACCTCCTTAGATACCCTGGTAGCACGACTGGTTAAAGAAAAAAGCCACCGCCCATTGATCAGGGATATTCCCGATGCGGAATTAAAATCGGTGATCACTAAAAAACTGCATGACCGGAAATTATATTACGAGCAGGCGCATCTTTCCTTGCCGGAAGAAAGCCTGAGTCTTGAACAAATACAAGCCGCGATACTACATGACTAA
- a CDS encoding DUF423 domain-containing protein, protein MTKSILSSAAILGALAVALGAFGAHGLKQIVPTETVATFETGVRYHFFHVFALLATGLVSMHYPVPQMRRAAQCFLVGILLFSGSLYLLTFLKATASVGLGGIGLVTPVGGLFLIAGWLFLFWGVRVGKQPA, encoded by the coding sequence ATGACTAAGTCAATACTTTCTTCAGCTGCCATCCTTGGCGCGCTGGCAGTGGCCCTGGGAGCATTTGGTGCACATGGGTTAAAACAAATTGTACCGACGGAAACTGTAGCCACCTTTGAAACAGGTGTACGGTATCATTTCTTTCATGTGTTTGCCTTACTGGCGACGGGCCTGGTCTCGATGCATTATCCCGTACCGCAAATGAGGCGGGCCGCGCAATGTTTTTTAGTAGGGATCCTGTTGTTCAGTGGTTCATTGTATCTGCTGACATTTTTGAAAGCCACGGCTTCAGTGGGTTTGGGCGGTATCGGATTGGTGACACCCGTTGGTGGCTTGTTTTTAATAGCCGGCTGGTTGTTTTTGTTCTGGGGGGTGCGGGTTGGAAAGCAACCTGCATAA
- a CDS encoding SufE family protein, with protein sequence MNHQNTIAAIEKEIVAEFSLFDSWDDKYEYIIDLGKRLPPLELQHKIDENRVKGCQSAVWLVAEYRDGHIFYKADSDSVIVKGLISMLIRVLSGQSADDIIQANLDFIREIGMTTHLAQTRSNGLLAMVRQMKSFALAYKLKNAATT encoded by the coding sequence ATGAATCACCAAAACACCATAGCAGCAATTGAAAAGGAAATTGTAGCAGAATTTTCCTTGTTCGATTCCTGGGATGATAAATATGAATATATCATTGACCTGGGTAAAAGACTGCCACCCCTGGAGCTTCAGCATAAAATTGATGAAAACAGGGTTAAAGGCTGCCAGTCCGCCGTTTGGTTGGTGGCTGAATACCGCGATGGTCATATTTTTTATAAGGCAGATAGTGATTCGGTCATTGTAAAAGGTTTGATCAGCATGCTGATCCGGGTATTATCCGGACAAAGCGCCGATGATATTATCCAGGCCAACCTGGATTTCATTCGCGAGATCGGGATGACCACGCACCTGGCCCAAACCCGCTCGAATGGGCTCCTGGCTATGGTCAGGCAAATGAAAAGCTTTGCATTGGCCTATAAATTAAAAAACGCAGCAACAACATAA
- a CDS encoding iron-sulfur cluster assembly protein, with the protein MEKAIQKQTIIDVLCTIYDPEIPVNIFELGLIYEIDILPVNNIQVVMTLTAPGCPAAQSLPLEVDKKLREIEGVNDVHVAVTWNPPWNRSMMSETAQLELGML; encoded by the coding sequence ATGGAAAAAGCCATACAAAAACAAACTATTATAGATGTTCTATGTACGATCTACGATCCGGAGATTCCCGTAAATATTTTTGAACTGGGTTTGATTTATGAAATAGACATCTTACCGGTCAACAATATCCAGGTCGTGATGACATTAACTGCACCGGGTTGCCCGGCAGCCCAATCCCTGCCGCTTGAGGTAGATAAAAAACTCCGGGAAATTGAAGGGGTAAATGATGTGCATGTCGCCGTAACCTGGAATCCCCCATGGAACAGGTCGATGATGTCTGAAACTGCACAATTGGAATTAGGAATGCTTTAA